agtggcgttctggtgctctccgtcagaactgcacccctgtcagtcgagaactatagcacgtgatgacacgttaggctcgtgttgtgttcaaggaccctgaccttggccaggaaaaacaggcactcgcttgtttaatttttttgcggtcgagatttctttcattttttgcgtgtgtttataaattacctcgagggccgtacacgccgtatacggcccggaggccggaggttccccacccctgccgtagagtctcactctgagcgagtgctgctccagctgctctcggcttcgtccatactaattcattcattcattcaatgctcgccggttccgcggttccacactgtttgttgtgaggagtctgatatatttagtatatttatattttagtgcgacagccacgggtgacaggcgcgtacgcgtcacaggcagcttgctgttgccagattgggtggttttccgcattattttgaagcctgtttactgtgtgttttaactggggtttcggctgaaaggcatatgaaatctggcacacttttgaacgccgttataatacagtgctgagaatgaacgcacttttgaacgccgttatacagcgctgagaatgaacgcgttctcaattacgttcatcgagcggaaatacagtacgttcagttcacgttcgcccaaaatatgaacgcgttcatgaacgatcgttcattgaactcgttcaggtacatcactgcacaCGGTATACAGAGTACTCACaggattttaaagatgaattagaactcttattttgaagtgtTTCATTGCATTCAGTGGAAATGcaagaagaagaaataaaatacatttttaataataaaaaaacgttcCAAGACGGagttttaacttaaagagagaCCAACAGGTGAACTCTCTGATATCTCTGTTTGTTCCCGCTCTGCTCGCTCACTTCCCCGGGGGATgacctttattttgaaggcccggcATTTGGACCGGAAGTGTTTAATTGCGTGGTGCTCGGAGGAAGTGCTTTGATCTTCAGCagcaggagaagaagaagaagaagaggaggaggaagaagaagagactCTTcctgccagagagagagagagagggagagagaggaggaagagagagagagagcgagagagaggagTTACAGCGGGAGTTTCTGATCAGCGCAGCCGGACAGAGACGCCCCTCCTCGGCCTCAGATCTCACGGTGAGTCGGTGTGTGAGCTCCAGGAAACACAGGCTCTCTCGGCCTGTTGTTTGCGGGGCGGtgcggggaggggggggggagactgTGTGCGGGGGTCATCACGCATCGAGCTGTTACTACATCtggattttcaaaataaaagacaagcTAGAAGTTGTTgcgttgtttttttgttttgacatGTTTGAAATGTATTCTACTATTTCAAACATGTTCCGACGTTAGTAATAAGATCATAATGAAGCCACGAGACGTGCGTCCTGCTCAGGTCACGCGGTTGGACTGGTTGAGGCTTTTATTTTGGAGGACTGGCCCCATTAACTTCCGGTCTGGCTGCTGTTAGCTTGACGCGGATAACCACCGGATCTCCATTTTAGCTGCGGAGTGATCTACAGTAACAACACCTACTATACAGAgcgggagaagtactcagatcttgtacttgagtaaaagtagaagtactcagatcttgttcttgagtaaaagtagaagtactcagatcttgtacttgagtaaaagtagaagtactcagatgttgtacttgagtaaaagtagaagtactcagagcttgtacttgagtaaaagtagaagtactcagatcttgtacttgagtaaaagtagaagtactcagatcttgtacttgagtaaaagtagaagtactcagatcttgtacttgagtaaaagtagaagtactcagatcttgtacttgagtaaaagtagaagtactcagatgttgtacttgagtaaaagtagaagtactcagatcttgtacttgaggaaaagtagaagtactcagatcttgtacttgagtaaaagtagaagtactcagatcttgtacttgagtaaaagtagaagtactcagatcttgtacttgagtaaaagtagaagtactcagatcttgtgcttgagtaaaagtagaagtactcagatcttgtacttgaggaaaagtagaagtactcagatattgtacttgagtaaaagtacaagtactcagatctgatacttgagtaaaagtagaagtattcaggtcttgttcttgagtcaaagtagaagtactcaaatcttgtacttgagtaaaagtagaagtactcagatcttgtacttgagtaaaagtagaagtactcagatcttgtacttgagtaaaagtagaagtactcagatcttgtacttgagtaaaagtagaagtactcagatcttgtacttgagtaaaagtagaagtactcagatcttgtacttgagtaaaagtagaagtactcagatcttgtacttgagtaaaagtagaagtactcagatcttgtacttgagtaaaagtagaagtactcagatcttgtacttgagtaaaagtagaagtactcagatcttgtacttgagtaaaagtagaagtactcagatcttgtacttgagtaaaagtagaagtactcagatcttgtacttgagtaaaagtagaagtactcagatcttgtacttgagtaaaagtagaagtactcagatcttgtacttgagtaaaagtagaagtactcagatcttgtacttgagtaaaagtagaagtactcagatcttgtacttgagtaaaagtagaagtactcagatcttgtacttgagtaaaagtagaagtactcagatcttgtacttgagtaaaagtagaagtactcagatcttgtacttgagtaaaagtagaagtactcagatcttgtacttgagtaaaagtagaagtactcagaccttgtacttgagtaaaagtagaagtactcagatcttgtacttgagtaaaagtagaagtactcagatcttgtacttgagtaaaagtagaagtaccagagtgtaggaatactctgttacagtaaaagtcctgcattcaaaatgttcctcaagtgaaagtagaaagtattctcatcagaatatagtgaaagacagtgaaagtagtcgttgtgcagattggtccatttcagaataatatatatatatgttttataatgattgatcatgaaagtgttctcaaagctggtgaaggtgcagctagtctgaagtactttgtagactgcagggtagctggtggaggtgcagctagtctgaagtactttgtagactgcagggtagctggtgaaggtgcagctagtctgaagtactttgtagactgcagggtagctggtgaaggtgcagctagtctgaagtactttgtagactgcagggtagctggtgaaggtgcagctagtctgaagtactttgtagactgcagggtagctggtgaaggtgtagctagtctgaagtactttgtagactgcagggtagctggtgaaggtgcagctagtctgaagtactttgtagactgcagggtagctggtgaaggtgcagctagtctgaagtactttgtagactgcagggtagctggtgaaggtgcagctagtctgaagtactttgtagactgcagggtagctggtgaaggatgcagctagtctgaagtactttgtagactgcagggtagctggtgaaggtgcagctagtctgaagtactttgtagactgcagggtagctggtgaaggtgcagctagtctgaagtactttgtagactgcagggtagctggtggaaggtgcagctagtctgaagtactttgtagactgcagggtagctggtgaaggtgcagctagtctgaagtactttgtagactgcagggtagctggtgaaggtgcagctagtctgaagtactttgtagactgcagggtagctggtggaggtgcagctagtctgaagtactttgtagactgcagggtagctggtgaaggtgcagctagtctgaagtactttgtagactgcagggtagctggtgaaggtgcagctagtctgaagtactttgtagactgcagggtagctggtgaaggtgcagctagtctgaagtactttgtagactgcagggtagctggtgaaggtgcagctagtctgacgtactttgtagactgcagggtagctggtggaggtgcagctagtctgaagtactttgtagactgcagggtagctggtgaaggtgcagctagtctgaagtactttgtagactgcagggtagctggtgaggtgcagctagtctgaagtactttgtagactgcagggtagctggtggaggtgcagctagtctgaagtactttgtagactgcagggtagctggtgaggtgcagctagtctgaagtactttgtagactgcagggtagctggtgaaggtgcagctagtctgaagtactttgtagactgcagggtagctggtggaggtgcagctagtctgaagtactttgtagactgcagggtagctggtggaggtgcagctagtctgaagtactttgtagactgcagggtagctggtgaaggtgcagctagtctgaagtactttgtagactgcagggtagctggtgaaggtgcagctagtctgaagtactttgtagactgcagggtagctggtggaggtgcagctagtctgaagtactttgtagactgcagggtagctggtgaaggtgcagctagtctgaagtactttgtagactgcagggtagctggtggaggtgcagctagtctgaagtactttgtagactgcagggtagctggtggaggtgcagctagtctgaagtactttgtagactgcagggtagctggtggaggtgcagctagtctgaagtactttgtagactgcagggtagctggtgaaggtgcagctagtctgaagtactttgtagactgcagggtagctggtgaaggtgcagctagtctgaagtactttgtagactgcagggtagctggtggaggtgcagctagtctgaagtactttgtagactgcagggtagctggtgaaggtgcagctagtctgaagtactttgtagactgcagggtagctggtggaggtgcagctagtctgaagtactttgtagactgcagggtagctggtgaaggtgcagctagtctgaagtactttgtagactgcagggtagctggtggaggtgcagctagtctgaagtactttgtagactgcagggtagctggtgaaggtgcagctagtctgaagtactttgtagactgcagggtagctggtgaaggtgcagctagtctgaagtactttgtagactgcagggtagctggtggaggtgcagctagtctgaagtactttgtagactgcagggtagctggtgaaggtgcagctagtctgaagtactttgtagactgcagggtagctggtgaaggtgcagctagtctgaagtactttgtagactgcagggtagctggtggaggtgcagctagtctgaagtactttgtagactgcagggtagctggtgaaggtgcagctagtctgaagtactttgtagactgcagggtagctggtgaaggtgcagctagtctgaagtactttgtagactgcagggtagctggtggaggtgcagctagtctgaagtactttgtagactgcagggtagctggtgaaggtgcagctagtctgaagtactttgtagactgcagggtagctggtgaaggtgcagctagtctgaagtactttgtagactgcagggtagctggtgaaggtgcagctagtctgaagtactttgtagactgcagggtagctggtggaggtgcagctagtctgaagtactttgtagactgcagggtagctggtggaggtgcagctagtctgaagtactttgtagactgcagggtagctggtggaggtgcagctagtctgaagtactttgtagactgcagggtagctggtgaaggtgcagctagtctgaagtactttgtagactgcagggtagctggtgaaggtgcagctagtctgaagtactttgtagactgcagggtagctggtggaggtgcagctagtctgaagtactttgtagactgcagggtagctggtgaggtgcagctagtctgaagtactttgtagactgcagggtagctggtggaggtgcagctagtctgaagtactttgtagactgcagggtagctggtggaggtgcagctagtctgaagtactttgtagactgcagggtagctggtggaggtgcagctagtctgaagtactttgtagactgcagggtagctggtggaggtgcagctagtctgaagtactttgtagactgcagggtagctggtggaggtgcagctagtctgcagtactttgtagactgcagggtagctggtggaggtgcagctagtctgaagtactttgtagactgcagggtagctggtgaaggatgcagctagtctgaagtactttgtagactgcagggtagctggtggaggtgcagctagtctgaagtactttgtagactgcagggtagctggtgaaggtgcagctagtctgaagtactttgtagactgcagggtagctggtgaaggtgcagctagtctgaagtactttgtagactgcagggtagctggtgaaggtgcagctagtctgaagtactttgtagactgcagggtagctggtggaggtgcagctagtctgaagtactttgtagactgcagggtagctggtgaaggtgcagctagtctgaagtactttgtagactgcagggtagctggtggaggtgcagctagtctgaagtactttgtagactgcagggtagctggtgaaggtgcagctagtctgaagtactttgtagactgcagggtagctggtggaggtgcagctagtctgaagtactttgtagactgcagggtagctggtgaaggtgcagctagtctgaagtactttgtagactgcagggtagctggtgaaggtgcagctagtctgaagtactttgtaggctgcagggtagctggtggaggtgcagctagtctgaagtactttgtagactgcagggtagctggtgaaggtgcagctagtctgaagtactttgtagactgcagggtagctggtgaaggtgcagctagtctgaagtactttgtagactgcagggtagctggtggaggtgcagctagtctgaagtactttgtaggctgcagggtagctggtgaaggtgcagctagtctgaagtactttgtagactgcagggtagctggtgaaggtgcagctagtctgaagtactttgtaggctgcagggtagctggtggaggtgcagctagtctgaagtactttgtaggctgcagggtagctggtggaggtgcagctagtctgaagtactttgtaggctgcaggtagctggtggattcactccaggtggaactaaagtctgacaCTTGGTTCAAAGTAGCTTCACGACTGAAGTCAGATcgcagcagccaatcagagaagGGTTAGCGTGCCGTGGTCAGAGCTGCTGAGTTCCTGTCTCTAACGGCTGCTTTGGTATGGtgaggatgatgaggatgatgaggatgatgaggatgatgatgaggatgatgaggatgatgatgaggatgatgatgatgaggatgatgatgaggatgatgaggatggtgaggaggatgaggatgatgatgatgaggatggtgaggatgaggatgatgaggatgaggatgatgaggatggtgaggatgatgaggatgatgatgaggatggtGATGATGAGGATGGTGAGGATGGtgaggatgatgaggatgatgaggatgatgaggatgatgatgaggatgatgaggatggtgaggaggatgaggatgatgatgatgaggatggtgaggatgaggatgatgaggatgaggatgatgaggatggtgaggatgatgaggatgatgatgaggatggtgaggatgaggatggtgaggatgatgaggatgaggatgatgaggatGGTGAGGATGGTGAGGATGATGAGGATGGTGAGGATGGTGAGAATGATGAGGGTGAGGATGGtgaggatgatgaggatgatgatgatgaggatggtGAGGATGGtgaggatgatgaggatgagGGTGAGggtgaggatgaggatgaggatgatggtgaggatggtgatgatgaggatggtgatgatgaatgtggtggtggtggtgatgatgatgatgatgatgaggaagaggatggtGATGATGAGGATGGTGAGGATGGtgaggatgatgaggatgaggatgatgaggatgatgaggatgaggatggtgaggatggtgaggatgatgaggatgaggatgatgaggatgatgaggatgaggatggtgaggatgatgaggatgagGGTGAGGATGAGGGTGAGGATGATGAGGATGG
The genomic region above belongs to Pseudochaenichthys georgianus unplaced genomic scaffold, fPseGeo1.2 scaffold_1201_arrow_ctg1, whole genome shotgun sequence and contains:
- the LOC117440781 gene encoding mucin-1-like, whose translation is SSSSSSSSSSPPPPHSSSPSSSSPSSPSSSSSSSPSPSSSSSSPSSPSSSSSSSSSSPSSPSSFSPSSPSSSSSPSSPSSSSSSSSSPSSSSSSSSSSPSSSSSSSSSSSSSSSSSSPSSPSSSSPSSSSSSSSSPSSSSSSSSSSSSPSSSSSSSSSSPSSSSSSSSSSSSSSSSSSSSSSSSSSSSSSSSSSPYQSSR